A single Diachasmimorpha longicaudata isolate KC_UGA_2023 chromosome 10, iyDiaLong2, whole genome shotgun sequence DNA region contains:
- the LOC135167048 gene encoding alcohol dehydrogenase class-3 — protein MATAGQVIKCRAAVAWKEKEPLSIEEIEVAPPKANEVRIKVVAAALCHTDAYTLGGLDPEGVFPSILGHEGSGIVESIGSGVTEFQPGDHVVPLYTPQCRECKFCKSPKTNLCQKIRATQGKGLMPDGTTRFTCKGKSIFHFMGCSVFSEYTVVADISLAKVNPKAPLEKICLLGCGIPTGYGAALNTAKVEPGSTCAIWGLGAVGLAVALGCKEAGASRVIGIDLNSEKFEPARAFGCTEFINPKDHTRPIQEVLVELTDGGLDYTFECVGNVQTMRAALEACHKGWGTSVIVGVAAAGQEISTRPFQLVTGRVWKGTAFGGWKSKDSVPKLVDDYLNKKLLLDEFITHTMKFEKINEAFELLHSGKCLRAVLQY, from the exons ATGGCGACTGCAGGTCAA GTGATTAAATGTCGTGCAGCAGTGGCATGGAAAGAGAAGGAGCCATTGTCAATCGAAGAAATTGAGGTAGCACCTCCGAAGGCTAATGAGGTTCGCATCAAGGTCGTCGCAGCGGCCCTGTGTCACACCGATGCATATACCTTGGGGGGACTAGACCCCGAGGGTGTCTTCCCCAGTATTCTGGGGCATGAGGGCAGCGGCATTGTCGAGAGCATCGGCTCAGGTGTCACTGAGTTCCAGCCCGGAGATCATGTCGTTCCTCTCTACACTCCTCAGTGCAGAGAGTGCAAATTCTGCAAATCTCCGAAGACCAATCTTTGCCAGAAAATTCGAGCCACTCAGGGAAAGGGTTTGATGCCTGATGGTACCACTAGGTTCACCTGCAAGGGGAAGTCCATCTTCCATTTCATGGGCTGCTCGGTTTTCTCGGAGTATACGGTCGTTGCCGATATTTCCCTTGCGAAG GTGAACCCGAAAGCTCCTCTGGAGAAGATATGTCTCCTCGGTTGTGGAATTCCCACTGGCTACGGGGCAGCCCTCAACACCGCCAAAGTCGAGCCCGGAAGTACTTGTGCCATCTGGGGACTTGGGGCTGTTGGTCTAGCAGTTGCTCTGGGGTGCAAAGAGGCTGGCGCATCCAGGGTCATCGGGATCGACCTTAATTCGGAGAAGTTCGAACCAGCTAGAGCCTTCGGGTGCACGGAATTCATCAATCCGAAGGATCACACTCGTCCCATTCAGGAGGTTTTGGTTGAACTCACTGATGGGGGATTGGATTACACTTTCGAGTGCGTGGGAAATGTACAGACTATG AGAGCAGCTTTGGAGGCTTGCCACAAAGGTTGGGGAACGTCTGTTATCGTGGGAGTTGCTGCTGCAGGTCAGGAGATCAGCACTCGTCCATTCCAACTTGTCACTGGTCGTGTATGGAAAGGCACTGCCTTCGGGGGCTGGAAGTCTAAGGATAGTGTACCAAAGCTTGTTGATGATTACCTGAATAAGAAATTATTACTCGACGAGTTTATCACTCATACCATGAAGTTTGAGAAGATCAACGAGGCGTTTGAACTGCTTCACTCCGGAAAATG CTTGAGAGCAGTTCTTCAATACTGA
- the LOC135167049 gene encoding uncharacterized protein C16orf52 homolog A yields the protein MDKLTVISGTLFFAADVFAVASLSMPDWIITDVGGDTRLGLMWSCMTLYNRPPICYTPDLQPEWLIALACIFVGCILITVTIILLACSHWDRHVIPYARWVGFTAMVLFCLAAVIFPMGFHVDEIGGQPYQLPNSHQVGISYILFVLALWITVISELFAGKVCLPHF from the exons aTGGATAAATTAACGGTGATAtcaggaacattatttttcgcTGCTGATGTTTTTGCTGTTGCCAGTTTGTCAATGCCCGATTGGATAATAACAGATGTTGGTG GTGACACGAGATTAGGACTCATGTGGTCGTGCATGACCTTATACAACAGGCCACCGATATGCTACACCCCTGATCTACAGCCCGAGTGGTTGATTGCCCTTGCCTGTATATTCGTAGGATGTATTTTAATTACTGTTACGATAATCCTGTTGGCATGTTCTCACTGGGACAGACATGTCATTCCTTATGCGAGATGGGTGGGTTTTACTGCAA TGGTTCTCTTCTGCCTGGCAGCGGTGATATTCCCAATGGGTTTCCACGTTGACGAGATTGGAGGACAGCCGTATCAACTCCCCAACTCTCACCAAGTCGGCATATCTTACATACTATTCGTCCTCGCTCTGTGGATAACAGTCATATCCGAGTTATTCGCTGGGAAAGTGTGTTTACCCCATTTCTAG